One window of the Gemmatimonadota bacterium genome contains the following:
- the secA gene encoding preprotein translocase subunit SecA, whose product MNLKSLLKKVVGSQHEREVRKLQPLVDEINQLAEEFSALSDDELQGKTAEFRAYVAERTASVEEQLRAARHEKAQSSDLAEREALAVRIQELDAELNDTLDAALDELLPEAFAAVKAACRRLVGREVVVTGQPLVWDMVPYDVQLVGAIALHQGTATEMATGEGKTLAATMPLYLNALAGRGSHLVTVNSYLAERDAQWMGNVYRVLGMEVGVIDLHQPGSEERRGAYRADITYGTNNEYGFDYLRDNMVHSLDRRVQRGHRYAIIDEVDSILIDEARTPLIISGPASRNTETVYRQFQPLVGKLYREQMEIASKLIADAETALEAGDEWTASQNLLSVKRGTPKHRRLVKMFSDDPSLQMLVQKAEADLMREKRLHELDEYLLFAMDEKGHNVHLSDRGIDQLSPDDADAFLIPDLSEAIGRIQEDEDLTAGEKRDSIAKLEAEYASKSERMHVIHQLLKAYALFQKDEQYIIGEDGQVVIVDEFTGRQMVGRRWSDGLHQAVEAKEGVEVRGETQTLATVTIQNYFRMYDKLAGMTGTAETEENEFHQIYTLDVLVIPTNRPVIRDDRNDLIFKTKREKYNALMDEVVRLNKMELPVLVGTTNVEVSETMSRMLKRRGITHNVLNAKQHKREADIVAEAGRPSAVTIATNMAGRGTDIKLGKGVVESRTVGWAKARGLDLEELAPVDPNLWADLTEKPDDFEIEMGGLHILGSERHESRRIDRQLRGRAGRQGDPGASQFFLSLEDDLMRLFGSERIASAMEKMGAEEGEVITHGLVTRSIERAQKRVEGNNFEARKRLLDYDDVMNQQREVIYDLRLFALEGGGDLVGEIWEMIDTAIEAVVDEYAADGSHPESWELAALRRRLLTDFLLQVPVLPDQEGSVGDFVDAEEVREAVLTAAREQFEAKLQSFGEHAEKLEGWILLSVLDDKWKDHLFDLDSLKASISFRGWGQKDPLVEYKKEAYDMFVDLMTDIRKTVTSLFYRAQLGQPPPVRGRVPQRLQYTGPDAAPDTGVTGTAARGGRGGAVRLDSVGVAATARAMGPDDPARLQTNRGEARPQLPVTATAEPGRNDPCPCGSGKKYKKCHGSAG is encoded by the coding sequence ATGAACCTAAAGTCGCTTTTAAAGAAGGTCGTCGGCTCCCAGCACGAGCGGGAGGTGCGCAAGCTCCAGCCGCTCGTGGACGAGATCAACCAGCTCGCCGAGGAGTTTTCCGCCCTCTCCGACGACGAGCTCCAGGGAAAGACCGCGGAGTTTCGCGCCTACGTCGCCGAGCGGACCGCCTCCGTCGAGGAGCAGCTCCGCGCGGCCCGCCATGAAAAAGCCCAATCGTCGGACCTGGCCGAGCGGGAAGCCCTCGCCGTGCGCATCCAGGAGCTCGACGCCGAGCTGAACGACACGCTCGATGCGGCGCTCGACGAGCTCCTCCCCGAAGCGTTCGCGGCGGTCAAGGCGGCGTGCCGGAGGCTGGTCGGCCGGGAGGTCGTGGTCACCGGGCAACCGCTCGTCTGGGACATGGTCCCCTACGATGTGCAGCTCGTCGGCGCGATCGCGCTCCACCAGGGAACCGCGACCGAGATGGCGACGGGGGAGGGAAAGACCCTCGCCGCCACGATGCCGCTGTACCTGAACGCGCTCGCGGGCCGAGGCTCCCACCTCGTCACGGTGAACTCCTACCTGGCCGAGCGCGACGCCCAGTGGATGGGGAACGTCTACCGGGTGCTGGGCATGGAGGTCGGGGTCATAGACCTTCACCAGCCAGGGAGCGAAGAGCGGCGCGGCGCGTATCGCGCCGACATCACCTACGGAACGAACAACGAATACGGCTTCGACTATCTCCGCGACAACATGGTCCATTCGCTGGACCGGCGGGTCCAGCGCGGGCACCGGTACGCGATCATCGACGAAGTGGACTCCATCCTCATTGACGAAGCGCGAACTCCGCTCATCATCTCGGGCCCGGCGAGCCGGAACACGGAGACGGTCTATCGCCAGTTCCAACCCCTCGTGGGGAAGCTCTACCGTGAGCAAATGGAGATCGCCTCGAAGCTGATCGCGGACGCTGAAACCGCGCTAGAGGCGGGGGACGAATGGACGGCCTCGCAAAACCTTCTCTCCGTGAAGCGCGGAACACCGAAGCACCGGCGGCTCGTCAAGATGTTTTCGGACGACCCGTCCCTCCAGATGCTCGTGCAGAAGGCCGAGGCCGACCTCATGCGCGAGAAACGGCTCCACGAGCTGGACGAATACCTTCTCTTCGCGATGGACGAGAAGGGACACAACGTCCACCTCTCGGACCGGGGGATAGACCAGCTGAGCCCGGACGACGCGGACGCCTTCCTCATTCCGGACCTTTCGGAGGCAATCGGGCGGATCCAGGAGGACGAAGATCTCACCGCCGGCGAAAAACGCGACAGCATCGCCAAGTTGGAGGCGGAGTACGCGAGCAAGAGCGAACGGATGCACGTCATCCACCAGCTCCTCAAAGCGTACGCCCTCTTTCAGAAGGACGAGCAGTACATCATCGGGGAGGACGGACAGGTCGTGATCGTGGACGAGTTCACGGGCCGCCAGATGGTCGGCCGCCGGTGGAGCGACGGGCTACACCAGGCGGTGGAGGCGAAGGAGGGAGTCGAAGTTCGCGGGGAGACCCAGACGCTCGCCACCGTCACGATCCAGAACTACTTCCGGATGTACGACAAGCTCGCGGGGATGACGGGTACGGCGGAAACCGAAGAGAACGAATTCCACCAGATCTACACTCTGGACGTTCTCGTGATTCCCACCAATCGCCCCGTGATCCGGGACGACCGCAATGACCTCATCTTCAAGACGAAGAGGGAGAAGTACAACGCCCTGATGGACGAGGTGGTGCGCCTCAACAAGATGGAGCTTCCCGTCCTGGTGGGGACGACCAACGTCGAGGTGTCCGAGACCATGTCGCGGATGCTGAAGCGGCGCGGCATCACGCACAACGTCCTGAACGCGAAGCAGCACAAGCGCGAAGCGGACATCGTGGCGGAGGCCGGGCGCCCGAGCGCGGTCACGATCGCCACCAACATGGCGGGCCGCGGAACCGACATCAAGCTGGGGAAGGGGGTGGTCGAATCGCGCACCGTCGGTTGGGCGAAGGCGCGCGGTCTCGATCTCGAAGAGCTCGCTCCGGTGGATCCCAACCTCTGGGCCGATCTCACCGAGAAGCCGGACGACTTCGAGATCGAGATGGGCGGGCTCCACATCCTGGGGTCGGAGCGGCACGAGTCCCGCCGGATCGACCGGCAGCTCCGTGGACGAGCTGGACGCCAGGGCGATCCGGGCGCGAGCCAGTTCTTCCTCTCCCTCGAAGACGACCTCATGCGTCTCTTCGGGTCGGAGCGAATCGCGTCGGCGATGGAGAAGATGGGCGCGGAAGAGGGGGAAGTGATCACCCACGGCCTCGTCACCCGGTCCATCGAGCGGGCGCAGAAGCGGGTCGAGGGGAACAACTTCGAGGCCCGGAAGCGACTGCTCGATTACGACGACGTGATGAACCAGCAGCGCGAGGTCATCTACGACCTCCGCCTCTTCGCGCTCGAAGGCGGCGGGGATCTCGTCGGCGAAATCTGGGAGATGATCGATACGGCGATCGAAGCCGTGGTGGACGAATACGCGGCCGACGGCTCGCACCCGGAGAGTTGGGAGCTCGCCGCCCTCCGGCGCCGGCTTCTGACCGATTTCCTCCTTCAGGTGCCTGTCCTCCCCGACCAGGAAGGAAGCGTAGGGGACTTCGTGGATGCGGAGGAGGTCCGCGAGGCCGTCCTCACGGCGGCCCGCGAGCAGTTCGAGGCGAAGCTCCAGAGCTTCGGCGAACATGCCGAGAAGCTGGAGGGATGGATCCTCCTTTCGGTCCTCGACGACAAGTGGAAGGACCATCTCTTCGATCTCGACTCGCTCAAGGCCTCCATCAGCTTCCGCGGCTGGGGACAGAAGGATCCCCTCGTCGAGTACAAAAAAGAGGCCTACGACATGTTCGTGGACCTCATGACGGACATCCGAAAGACCGTCACGAGCCTCTTTTACCGGGCGCAGCTCGGACAACCCCCGCCGGTTCGGGGCCGCGTCCCGCAGCGGCTCCAATACACGGGACCGGATGCGGCCCCGGACACGGGGGTCACCGGCACGGCCGCGAGGGGAGGGCGGGGTGGTGCGGTCCGGCTCGATTCGGTGGGGGTCGCCGCGACCGCGAGGGCCATGGGGCCCGACGATCCGGCGCGGCTCCAGACGAACCGGGGCGAGGCGCGCCCGCAGCTTCCCGTGACGGCCACGGCGGAGCCCGGACGAAACGACCCGTGCCCGTGCGGGAGCGGGAAGAAGTACAAGAAGTGCCACGGGAGCGCCGGCTAG
- the nadD gene encoding nicotinate-nucleotide adenylyltransferase, which yields MGQRPRKAGVFGGTYDPIHVGHLVTGIEALETLELDLLIFVPALRSPHKPDATLTPAEVRLDMVRGAVEGYPRLRVSDLELRRSAPSYTVDTLAEMATSEPDTEITLILGVDQWRAFGRWKEPREIVRLARIAVLTRDGERPSESLPELGDGPPPAFLEIPVTRLDVSSTLVRERVRARRSIRFLVPDPVGRIIEAKSLYR from the coding sequence GTGGGCCAGCGGCCTCGGAAGGCCGGAGTCTTCGGGGGGACCTACGACCCGATCCACGTCGGTCACCTCGTCACGGGAATCGAAGCGCTCGAGACTCTGGAACTCGACCTCCTCATTTTCGTTCCGGCGCTCCGCTCTCCCCACAAGCCGGACGCAACGCTGACTCCCGCGGAAGTGCGCCTGGACATGGTACGGGGCGCGGTCGAGGGATACCCCCGCCTCAGGGTGAGCGATCTCGAGCTTCGGCGTTCGGCTCCCTCGTACACCGTGGACACCCTCGCCGAGATGGCCACCTCCGAGCCGGACACGGAGATCACGCTCATCCTCGGGGTGGACCAGTGGCGGGCCTTCGGACGCTGGAAGGAACCGCGCGAGATCGTGCGCCTGGCCCGGATCGCGGTTCTCACCAGGGACGGCGAGCGCCCCTCGGAAAGCCTCCCGGAACTCGGGGACGGGCCACCTCCGGCCTTCCTCGAGATCCCGGTCACGCGGTTGGACGTGTCCTCCACACTGGTGCGCGAGCGGGTTCGCGCCCGCCGCTCCATCCGCTTCCTCGTGCCCGACCCCGTGGGGCGGATCATCGAGGCGAAGTCGCTGTACCGTTGA